Genomic DNA from Novipirellula galeiformis:
GCAGACCGGGGTCGCCAATGCGGAACCCATAGATCAGTCCCAGTACAAGGGTCAGCGCGATGAGCCCACCGATTTGGTACATCAGCATGGCGAGCTTGGCATTGCGAACTTGGGTGCCCGCCACGACAAAACCGGCCGCGATGAGTCCCGTGCTCACCAACACACAAACCCAGAGGGCGTCATAGGAAATCGGGGGCGTGCCTTGCAATCCATCGCTGTTATGACCCGCCATCACGACGAATCCCGTGGCGATCAAGCCCGCAATGAAAAATCCAATCCCTAACATCAGCTTCGAGCCGCTGGCGTTAATCTTGAAACGCGTGATTTTCGCGGCGATCAAGTTCACCATCAACAACAGACCGATCAACGCTCCGCCGGGGAACGGAATCACACCGGGTAATGGAGTGCTGTGACGGTAAAACGCTTGCGGGACAAAGTCATCCAGGTGCAGCGGAGCGATCCAGGAGAGGAAGTACCGTTGTTTCACCTCCAACATATTCATTTCGTCTTGGGCGAGCGTGCCGACCAAAACGATGATCAATGACAATGCAAACAGAGTCACGGTGAATTTCAACGATCCCAGCCACCGTAGCGTGACATGGCTGAACTCACCGAACGAATCTTCGGTCTCGTGATCGACGTATTCTGATTGCGAAGGGATTGTGGCCATGGCTTGATGAACGACGAGGAAGGTGGGAGGTGAGGTGGGATTCGAATCTTGTCGAGATTCGGTCTGCAAGCGAGGGACGCGATGCAATTCCTCACTTGGATTGTGGGGGAAGTGCCCCCGCAAGTGACGCCGCTAAAGTTTGATCGATTCGAGGAACGACTTGATTGCCTCGGACTCTGCGGTCACGGTTTTGGCAGGGCCGGTCATTTTGATGAACAAACTGAAACCTTCATCAAGGGGAACGATGGTGGCGTCGATCGCGGTCCCCGACTCGGGGTCTGTACCTAATAATAGGTACCTTTGTGCATCTCGGCCATCAACTTTGATTTTTTCGGCATCTTGCATGGCTTTCTCAACCACTTCGTCTGCAACGCCTTCGGGGCGGATTTGGCCGAGCCAGCGAGCGACGTTGCCGCGCAGGTCCCCGCCAGCGGGGATCACCGTGATTTCGGCTTCCGCATCTTCGGGACCGACATTGAACGCCGCCATCCGCATGCTCGACATTTTGCCATCGCGCCAACCCTCGGGGCGATCGTACTTCAATCGCGCAGCGGGACTTTCCGACGCGGAGCTGTTTTCGGTTTTGGGCGCAGGTGTTTTCGGGGCCGAGGAATCTGACGTCATCGGGCCGCCAGCGACGCCGCTATGGATATCGTCGTTGGGCATCTCGCCACGCGCCATTGGGCCGCCCGCCATGCCACCCATCATCGGCGGTGAACCGCCGGTTGATTTGCCAATAATATCGACCCACACCGCAGTCCCCTCGACGGATTCGAGCTCCAGTGGCTCGCCGTTGGCCCATTTTTCGGTCGATGCAGCCAATCCGACTTGGCCGCGCCAACGATTGACGTTCATTGCGACCTCCGCATCCCAGTCCTCTTGTTTCGGTAGCGACGACACGCTGATGTCGAGTTGCTTGTCAGGCGTGTTGACGTCGATGGAAGCAAAACGCATCGGTTTGGAACCCCCGAGTTGCCATTGATCAGGCAATTCGCCCCACACGGGTTTGCCGTCGGTGAACTCAATCGACTCGACGAACTTGCGAAACTCGGCTGCGATCAATCCCACAGACTGTTCGGGGCCAGTGACTTTAAAAAACCACGTCTGGTCGCTCTGAGGGATCATTGCCGCGAGCATTCGGTCGTTGCCAACACGAAGTTGCTCAGGCACCTCCGTCGGCACCGAATAGGTCACGATCGGATCGGCTTTCTGGCATCCAGAGGTGCCGGTGATGAGCAGCGTTATGCACGCGATCGCAAAGTATGCTTGAACCGAGAATGGGAAAATCCGCGACATGGTTGCCATCAGAGTCCTGGCTGGCTATTGGGGGGGTGGGAGGAATCGGGAGGGTTGCCTTTGGCAAGCTTGCCCCGTTCAGGTACGAACGGGTCAAGGTACGGCGTCCCGTCTTAAATAGAAACCCCGCACGGGATTGTATCGTACCCACAATCCGTTGCGGAGACGCCTCAGCGGAGACGTTCATTCATCGCGAAAGCAAGGCTTAATCCCCGTCGCGGACGAGGTTCCGGACCCCGTTTGACGCCTGGCGCCGCGGGGGTTGCGGGCGCATTGTGTGCCGATCGCATGCGACAGCATGTCACGGGGTTGCGTGCCGCGGGTTTCGCGTCGCAAAGGCAGTCTTCGTTGTCGATTGCCGTGGCAACGCAGTGACCCTACCAATTCATTAGACTGATCAACGAATCGGTCAGTGAGCTGACCGGGGCGGAGGGTTCGCTATAAGTCCACATGTTGCGGAGCAAGTCGGTCATCAACATGCCGCCCAGGCTGAGCACACCGATGATCATGACTAGGGTGATGCACTGCAGCATCGTGAAGGGAACTTCGTAAGTGCTGACGGCCGAAGGCCCCGAAGCGACCTTGGTTCGCTTCGACGTCGCCGCGATGCCGATTCCCTCGACGCCCTCTTCTTCCTCTTCGGCGAAGGCTTCGTCTTCAGCCGGAGCGGCCTCGAAAGCTTCGCCACCAAACGGGTCGGCCTCACCAAAGCCCTCGCCACCAAATTCGACAGGCTCTCCGATCAATTCGGAATCTTCGACTTCGATGACTTGAGAATCGCTGTCAATGTCGGATTCCAGACCAATGCCCGAGGGCGACAATTGGAATTCTTCGTCGGATTGAAAGTCGATCATCGAGCCATCACCGCTGATGCCCGAACCACTACTGCCACTTCCGCTACCGGAGGAGACTTCGCTGCCTAGATCCAGTGCCGAAATACTGCTGCCGGCAAGATCAAGCGGTTCGCTCTCGAGAGATAAGCCGCTGTCCGAAGGGCTCATTAAATTAATGCCGCTGTCACCCGCGACCGACAAGTCATGCTCGGCACCGCCAAGCACAAGATCATCGTCGTCGTCGGCAATGAGCAAATCATCATCGTCGTCCAACGAGAGTGCATCGTCTTTGCCGGGGATCACGGAACCGGAACTCAGTGCACCGAGACCGAGGCTGCTTCCCAGCCCCGACGAGGCAAGCAGATTCTCGCTGTCACCCGAGATCAAACCGCTTCCTCCTTGTTCGCCACCCAACAGGTCTAGCTCGCTCAAGACATCGCCACTTTGCCGCTGAGCGGGAGCTTTGCCACCCAAGGCAGGCGTATCGAGTTCGTCCATCAATTCCAGGCTGCTCATCCCCGAGGCGTGCAGGTGGGAGCCGCCCTTTGAGGACGCAGCGATGTCATCGTCCAGAACATCTAATTCGCTGTCATCGCCCCCAATCATAATGTCGTCGCTGTCTTCTTCGCTAATCGCAACAAAGCTGAGATCGCTTCCGTCGCCCGAGGATAATCCGCTACCGACGATATCGCTGCCCAAATCGATGCCCGATTCGGATGCTAGCACATTAGTCGGTTCGGAATCCAAGAGTTCCTTGAGCTCCGCGTCGGTCACCGGTCCAGTACTTCCCGCGTTGGGTTCAATCGAGAGATCGATTTGCGCCGAGTCGTGAGTGATCGCGGGCTCGGAAAGACTCAGGTCGCTCGAATCGATTTCCAGGATCCCTTTGGCCTCAAGATCGCCATCGTCCTGTTTGCCGATATCCGCGAGGTCTCCCAACAAATCATCGCTGTCGTTGGCAACCAGGGCGACGTCGCTGCCGGTATCGCTACCGCTGGTGATTAAGTTGACATCGCTGCCGCTGCCACTCGACGAAGGTTCGTTGCCGAGTTCGACATCGCTGCCACTGCCGTCGCCGG
This window encodes:
- a CDS encoding helix-turn-helix domain-containing protein yields the protein MADYLSLENAAQKLGIPVDRLVELRSQGQIRGFRDGASWKFPENEIARLADELEDLDVGDMLGGSGDLVSDMGMGSPLSLSSGTNIIGGDLGEAGDGSGSDVELGNEPSSSGSGSDVNLITSGSDTGSDVALVANDSDDLLGDLADIGKQDDGDLEAKGILEIDSSDLSLSEPAITHDSAQIDLSIEPNAGSTGPVTDAELKELLDSEPTNVLASESGIDLGSDIVGSGLSSGDGSDLSFVAISEEDSDDIMIGGDDSELDVLDDDIAASSKGGSHLHASGMSSLELMDELDTPALGGKAPAQRQSGDVLSELDLLGGEQGGSGLISGDSENLLASSGLGSSLGLGALSSGSVIPGKDDALSLDDDDDLLIADDDDDLVLGGAEHDLSVAGDSGINLMSPSDSGLSLESEPLDLAGSSISALDLGSEVSSGSGSGSSGSGISGDGSMIDFQSDEEFQLSPSGIGLESDIDSDSQVIEVEDSELIGEPVEFGGEGFGEADPFGGEAFEAAPAEDEAFAEEEEEGVEGIGIAATSKRTKVASGPSAVSTYEVPFTMLQCITLVMIIGVLSLGGMLMTDLLRNMWTYSEPSAPVSSLTDSLISLMNW